TATTAGCTGGTATAATCGCTCTCCTGAAAACTTTGCATTCTCTGTAAAAGCAAGTAGATTTATAACTCACATAAAAAGATTAAGAGACTGTAAAGTGGAACTAGAGAATTTTTTTGAGGTTATATCGCAACTAGATAAAAAATTAAAAGTTATACTATGGCAGCTACCACCTGGCTTTAAAGTAAACATAGAGGTCTTTAATGACTTTTTAAATATACTAACTAAATATAATAATATTAAAAATGTTTTTGAGTTTAGGCATAAATCCTGGGTAACAGAGGATATTTATTCACTCTGCAAAAAAT
This genomic stretch from Deferribacterota bacterium harbors:
- a CDS encoding DUF72 domain-containing protein, giving the protein MNIYIGCSGFSYKHWKERFYPSKIPQRQWFEYYCTKFNTVELNSTFYRLPNEKTVISWYNRSPENFAFSVKASRFITHIKRLRDCKVELENFFEVISQLDKKLKVILWQLPPGFKVNIEVFNDFLNILTKYNNIKNVFEFRHKSWVTEDIYSLCKK